In the genome of Clostridium sp. 'White wine YQ', the window ATAATATTCCCCCATGGCATATACATTATTAACTCTTTCATAAGTAATTTCTATTCCCATTTCATCAATATGTTTCTGAAATGCATCCTTTAGATCAACACCTTTTACTCCAGGTAAGCCTAAGTAATTATTTACCTTTGGTGCCTTTATTAATTTAGTACTTAATTCCTTATTACCAAAAATAATATATTTTTTATTACGTATTTTTGCATTTATTGCAGCTGATAAGCCAGCTGGTCCTGAGCCTATAATAGCAATATCATACCTTTCACTCATACTACACCTCTAATTATAAATGCTTTTTAATTAATGCTTCTATTTCTTCCTTTGGTCTAAATCCTACTAATGTATCTACAACTTCACCTGCTTTAAATATCTTTAGGGTTGGAATTGATGCTATTTTAAATTCATTTGCAATAGCAGGATTTTTATCCACATCAACCTTAACAAATTTAACTTCTGTAATTTCTTTTGAAAGTGCTTCTACTATAGGTGCAATCATCTTACATGGTGCACACCAAGTAGCCCAAAAATCAATCAATACTACTCCATCATAGTTTCTTACTTCATTATCAAAATCTTTTTCTTCTAAGTGAATCATTTCTATACCTCCATATTATACCCCCTAAGGGTATGTCGTTTTAATTAATTATATGTTTCCTTATAAAATTTGTCAACACAAAATATAATGCAAAAATCATATTACATCTCATGGTCCAACTCTTAGTTGAAACGTCTAAGAGCTTAACAGTGACATGTAAATTCTTTAATGCATTATATAGGGTTTTAAGTTCAACTAATAA includes:
- the trxA gene encoding thioredoxin; amino-acid sequence: MIHLEEKDFDNEVRNYDGVVLIDFWATWCAPCKMIAPIVEALSKEITEVKFVKVDVDKNPAIANEFKIASIPTLKIFKAGEVVDTLVGFRPKEEIEALIKKHL